In the Sandaracinus amylolyticus genome, ACGCGGCCTGCTCGAGGACACGCTGGTGATCTGGGGCGGCGAGTTCGGCCGCACCGTCTACGGGCAGGGGGAGGTGCGCACCGATCAGTACGGGCGCGATCACCACCCGCGCTGCTTCTCGATGTGGCTCGCGGGGGGCGGCGTGCGCCGCGGGCTCGTCCACGGCACGACCGACGACTACTCGTACAACGTCGTCGACGGCGCGCTGCACGTGCACGACTTCCAGGCGACGGTGCTGCACCTGCTCGGGTTCGATCACACGCGCCTCACGTATCGCAGCGAAGGCCGCGACTTCCGACTGACCGACGTCTCGGGGCGCGTCGCGACCGAGCTCCTCGACGAGTAGGACCTCTCCCCACGACGGCGTCACTGAAGGCGCGTCCGCACGTCGGCCATCCCTCCATCGCGGGCTGCGCTCCAAGGCGCGGCCACGGAGGGGATCCATGAGGAAACTGACTTGTTGTGCGGTGCTCTTCGCGCTGATCGCGTGGGGCTGTGGCGACGACGACGGTGGCACCGACGTGCCCGACGCCGGCGAGGAGATGGACGGCGCGACCAGCGACGTCGACGGCGGTGGCGGAGGGGACGTCGACGGCGGAGGTGGCCCGAGCTGCACCGCCGAACAGCTCGCGTGCGGCGAAGCATGCGTCGACCCCCTGATCGATCCCGCGAGCTGCGGCGCGTGCGACAACGCCTGCGCGGATGGCGAGGTCTGCTCGCTCGGCACCTGCGCCGCGGACTGCAGCGCCGGCCTGACCGAGTGCAGCGGCGGCTGCGTCGACACCGAGAGTGACGCCGCGAACTGCGGCGCGTGCGGCACCGCGTGCGGCGCGTCCGAGATCTGCTCGGGCGGCGAGTGCGTGTGCCCGCCGGGCACCGAGGCCTGCGGTGACGTGTGTGTCTCGACCGCGAGCGATCCCGCGCACTGCGGCGCGTGCGACGCGGCGTGCGCCGACGGCGAGGTCTGCTCGCTCGGCGCCTGCGCGGCCGAGTGCGCGGCCGGCCTCACGAGCTGCGACGGCGCGTGCATCGACACCACGAGCTCGCCCTCCGACTGCGGCGCCTGCGACAACGCGTGCGCGACCGGCGCGAGCTGCAACGCGAGCACCTGCGAGTGCCCCGCGGGCACCGAGGAGTGCGCGGGCGCGTGCGTCGACACCGAGAGCCACCCGCTCCACTGTGGCGCCTGCGGCACGGCCTGCGCGGCGGGCGAGGTCTGCAACGCGGGCACCTGCCAGGCCGAGTGCGGCGCGGGCCTCGCGACCTGCGGCGCGGCGTGCGTCGACACCGCGACCGACGTGCTGAACTGCGGCGCCTGCGGCGTCGCGTGCACCGGCGGCCAGACCTGCGCCGCAGGCGAGTGCACGTGCCCGGGCGGCGGCGAGCTCTGCGACGGCGCGTGCGTCGACACCGCGACCGACACCGCGAACTGCGGCGGCTGCGGCGATGCCTGCGATCCCGGCGAGGCCTGCGTCGCGGGCATGTGCCGCGCGGCGTGCCCCGGCGACCTCGAGCGCTGCGGGCGTCGCTGCGTCGACTTCCAGGTCGACCCCACGAACTGCGGCGGCTGCGCGATCTCGTGCGGCTTCGGCGGCACCTGCAACGCCGGCGCCTGCACCTGCGCGGCGGGCGCGACCGAGTGTGACGGCTCGTGCGTCAACACCCAGACCGATCGCAACCACTGCGGCGCGTGCGGCACCGTCTGCGCGGATCGTCAGTTCTGCATCGGGGGCACGTGCATGGGACGCATCTGATCCCGTCGTGACCCGACCGGACGCCCACGCTCCACATCAACGGAGCGTGGGCGTTCGCATCTCCTCCCTGCTTCGCATCTCCCACCACCCGCACGCGAGCCCTACGGATCGAGCAGTGGCGGACCAGAAGGGCACGAGGGCACAAGCGCGTTCCTTGTTCGCGGAGAACGGCGGTGTTAGGCTGCCTGACACTCGCGAATCCGAGGGATCGGTGAGGTCACCGCCCCCGGCTCGCGCCACCGTACCGAGCAGCAGCGCCGCCCGTATGGTCCGCCTGACCGACAGAATCTCCCTCACCGAGATCGTCGAGAAGGTTCGCGGCTACCAACCCCAGGCGGACTTCGACCTCGTCAATCGCGCGTACGTCTTCTCCGCGCAGAAGCACGAGGGCCAGAAGCGGAAGTCGGGCGAGCCCTACTTCACCCACCCGGTCGCGGTCGCGAACATCATCGCGGAGATGAAGCTCGACAGCGCGAGCGTCTGCGCCGCGCTGCTCCACGACGTCCTCGAGGACACCGACGTCACGACCAAGCAGATGGAGGAGATCTTCGGCGAGGAGGTCTCCTTCCTCGTCGACGGCGTCACGAAGCTCGGCAAGATCAACTTCACCTGCAAGGAAGACCAGCAAGCGGAGAGCTTCCGCAAGATGCTGGTCGCGATGGCGCGCGACATCCGCGTGCTGCTCGTGAAGCTCGCCGACCGTCTCGACAACATGCGGACCCTCGAGCACATGAAGCCCGAGGCGCAGGCCCGCATCGCCCAGGAGACGCTGGAGATCTACGCGCCGCTCGCCGGACGCCTCGGCATCAACTGGCTCAAGAGCGAGCTCGAGGATCTCTCGTTCCGCTACCTGTATCCCGAGGCCTACGTCGACATCACCGCGAAGTCGAAGAAGGTCTCGCGCGACCAGGAGCGCTACATCAGCGACGTCTGCAAGCGACTGCAGAAGATGCTGATCGAGCGCGGGTTCGCCGCCGAGTGCAGCGGGCGCATGAAGCACCTGTACTCGATCTACCGCAAGATGCGGCAGAACAACTGCGAGTTCGAGCAAGTGCACGACGTGCTCGCGTTCCGCGTGCTCGTCGAGAACGTCGCGGACTGTTACGCAGCGCTGGGCGTGATCCACTCGCAGTGGACCCCGATCCCCGGCCGCTTCAAGGACTACATCGCGCTGCCGAAGCCCAACATGTACCAGTCGTTGCACACGACGGTCATCGGGCCCGGGCAGCGCCGCATCGAGGTGCAGATCCGCACCCACGAGATGCACAAGACCGCCGAGAACGGCATCGCGGCGCACTGGAAGTACAAGGACAAGAGCGGCGGCCCCGACGCGAAGGACGCGGCGCGCTTCGCGTGGCTGCGCCAGCTCATGGAGTTCCAGCAGGAGGTCGCGGACCCCGCCGAGTTCCTCGACTCGGTGAAGGTCGATCTCTTCGCGGACGAGGTCTACGTCTTCACGCCGAAGGGGCAGCTCAAGGTCTTCCCGCGCGGCGCGACGCCGATCGACTTCGCGTACTCGGTGCACTCGGAGGTCGGCGATCACTGCGCGGGCTCGCGCGTGAACGGCGCGATCGTCCCGCTGCGGTACACGCTGCACAACGGCGACACCGTCGAGATCATCACGTCGCCGCAGCAGCATCCCAGCAAGGACTGGCTCGACTTCGTGCAGACGGGCCGCGCGCGCTCGCGGATCCGCACGTACATCCGGAGCGAGGAGCGCCGTCGCTCGATCAAGCTCGGCAAGGATCTCGTCGAGCGCGCCTTCCACAAGAAGGACATGTCGTTCGCGCGCTTCCTGAAGAGCGGCGACGCCGAGCGGGTCGCGACGCACTTCAAGGTGCAGAGCCCGGACGAGCTCTTCGCGGCGGTCGGGTACGGGCGCGTGTCCGCGTCGGACGTGTACGACGCGGCGATCCAGGACGAGAAGTCGGCGGACGCGCTGCGGCCCTCGTTCATCGAGCGCACGGTGCGTCGCGTCACCGGCAGCTCGAGCGCGGGCGGGATCCGCATCGACGACGTCGACGACGTGCTGGTGCGCTTCGCCCAGTGTTGTCAGCCGCTGCCGGGCGATCCGATCACCGGATGGATCACGCGGGGGCGCGGCGTGACGGTGCATCGTCGCGGCTGCCCCAAGGCGATGGAGCTCGATCCCGAGCGCCGCATCGACGTCGCGTGGAGCGAGGCGATCAAGATCGCGCGGCCGGTCGCGCTGCGGATCATCACCTCGGATCGGCCGGGGATCCTCGCGAACGTGAGCGCTGCGTTCACCGAAGCGGGCGTGAACATCCAGGAGGCGAACTGCCGCGTCGGTCCCGACGGTCAGGCGGTGAACCTCTTCCAGTTCCTGGTCGACGACGCCGGGCGCTTGCAGAACCTGATGCGCAAGATCCAGGGCGTCGAAGGCGTGTACTCGGTCGAGCGCGCCTGAGCGAGTCTCCAGAAAAACGGCTCGCCCGCTCAGGGCCCTCCCGCCCACGTGCTCCGCACGTTCCCGTGCGGGCCCTGCGCGAGCGGGCACTCCAGCTGGACTGAGCGATCAGGCGCCCGCGGGCGCCTGGTCGTAGACGCGCGTGCCGCGCGGCGCTTCTTCTTCGTCGCGCGTCGCGCGACGCCACGTGTGGGTGCGACCGGCGCGATCGAACGTCGCGATCAGCGCGCCGATGCCGACCGTGCTCGCGACGAGGCCCACGAGGCCGTCCATCAGCGGCACGAGCGCGATGAGGCGCAGCGCGCCCACGCCGACCATCGACCAGATGATGCGATCGCGCAGCTCGTGCGTGGAGTGCCGTCGCGCCGAGAGCGCGCGGCCGAGCAGCCAGCCGCTCGTGACGTAGCCCGCGGCCGAGAGCGGCACCGAGAGGATCGCGGTCGCGATCGCGAGCGGGATCCCGAGGATCGTCAGGGTGAGCGCGAAGATCGTGAGCGGGATGCCGACCGCGACCATCACGCCCATCAGCAGCGTGCGCCGCGTCTCGTTGGCCGCGGTCTGGTAGATGCGCTCCGCGGTCTCGTGGGGCACGAGCCACGCCGCGATCGCGGCGAGCCCGAGCAGCGCGAGGGTGCCCGCGGCCCAGCTGAGGAAATACGAGAGCGCTCCGAACGCCGGATCGGGGCGGCCGTACTGCTGCGCCGCGGCGAGCGCGGGCGAGAGCGTGATCGCCACGAGCGCGGCGGAGAGCCACGCGAGGCGCGCCTTCGATCGTGAGCGCGTGTTCATGCGCCGCTACGTCCAGCAGCGCGTATGCCAGGACCCTCACCGCAGATCTGGATCAATCCGTCGGAGACGAATACGCTCGGATCCCGACGCGATGCTACCCGCGGCGGTCCAAGAGGCGCTCTCCACGCTGACTGCGGCGCTCGCGGTCGATCCCGCGATCCAAGGCGCGCTCTACGCGCGCTGGCGCGCGAACGCGATGCCGGAGCCCGATCTGCCGCGCGAGGTCGGCGCGGCGGCGGACGTGCTCGATCGCGCGATGCCCGCGCTGACGCGCTCGCAGAACGGGCTCGCCGATCTCGGCGCGCTCTTCGGCGACCCCGCGGGCGCGATCGTGTTCACGTGGTGCGCGGCGGGCGCGGCCCGTCGTGACGCGCGCATGGCGCGTCTGCTCGCGAGCGCGGCGACGCGTCCCGAGCTCGCCTCGCGCGTCGCGGCCGCGGCGCGTGCGCGCGTCGTCGAGGGCCCGCTGCTCGACGCGCTCGCGTGCGCGCCGCTGCTCGGCACCGGCGATCGCTTCGCGCTGCCCGAGAACGCCGAGGCCGCGGCGCGCATGGAGATCCTGCTCTGGGAAGCGGGCGCGACCGCGCTCTCGCTGCCCGATCTCGGCGCGTGGATCTGGGCGACGCGCGAGACGTTCGAGGCGATCGTCGCGCGTCCCGCGCACGGCTCGCTGCGCGGTCGTGTGCTCGCGGCGCGCTGTCTCGAGGTGAGCGCGCGTGGCATCCCGGCGAACGTCGATCCCGAGCTCGTCGGTCGCACGCTGCAGGTGCTGCAGCCGCTCTTGCTGCATCCCGAGCCGCTGGTGTGGATCCACGCGTCGCGCGCGCTGGGTCGGCTCACGGGATCGATCGATCAGCTCGAGGGCACGCTGCTCGACTGGATGCGCGGCGAGTCGGTGCTGTTGCGGCAGCGCGCGCTCACCGCGTTCGCGTCGCTGCCGGCCGAGCGGCTCAAGGTGCTCGCGAGCGAGCTGGTGCACATCCTCGACTCGCCCGAGGAAGGCTGGGCGCTCGCTGCGGTCGCGGCCGCGACGCCGTACTTGTTCTTCGAGCGACGCGATCTCTGGGATCGCCTCGCGGCGCGCATCCTCGAGGGCGATGGGGGTGCGGTCGCGGCGCGCGCGCTCGCGCGCGGGCTCGGCACGTTGTGGCGGCGGGGGACGAACCAGAGCGCGATCGAGGCGCCGATGCGGCAGCTTCGCGAGATGGCGCGCCGCGCGCGCGCGAGCTCGCTCGACGAGCAGCGACGCTGGCTCGAGGTGATCGCGGTCACCGATCCCGTCGACGGTGCGGAGCGCGATCCGCTCGACCTCGAGCTCGGCCTCGAGAACCTCGTGCGCATCGCCGCGCAGTACGACGACGACGAGGCCGACGCGCGCGCCGCGCGCTTCGCGGGGTCGCTCGCCGCGACGTTCGCGGAGGCGAGCCGCATCGCGCTCGGGACGGACACCGTCCGTCATCGCGCCGCGGCGATCAACGCGCTCGAGGGATGCGCGCGCTCGCTCGCGCTGCGGCTCTGGGGCCCGCTGCTCGCGACGCGACCCGAGGGCGAGCACGTCGACGCGCCCGATCTCGAGGCGACGTGGACCACGATCGCGCGTGCGCCCGCGGAGATCCTCGATCTCTTGAAGGAGCGCGAGCGCACCGAGGACGATCTGCCGCTCGAGGTGCTCGCGGTCCGGCTCGGCGGCTACGCGCTCGATGCGTGCGGTGAGGACAGCGAGCTCGGTCCGGGCAGTGGTCCCACCGCGCACGGCACCTGTCGCTGGCTGCGCAAGGTGGAGGGGCTCGCCGATGGCGCGCGCGATCTGCCCGCGCCGCTCGAGGGCGCGCTGAGCGCGCTCTTCTGGCGCTTGGTCGACACGACGCGCGGCACCGCGCTCGGCGAGGTCGACGACGTGCGCTGGCTCGGTCCGTTCGCCGCGTGGTGGGCGCTGGTGATCGATCGTCCCGCGATGCTGCAGCAGCTCGCGCACGCGCTGCCGATGATGGCCGAGGGCGCGCTCGCACGATGCTGCGAGGAGGCCGAGGCGCTGCGCACCGCGGTCGCGTCGGGCGAGGCCGACGGCAAGTGGGGCGCGGCCGCGGCGGAAGCGCTCGCGTCGCTGCAGACCGACGACACCGAGCTCGCGCACGCGCTCGCAGGGCTCGCGCGTGGGCTCGAGAAGTTCGGCGTCGCCGCGGGCCCGAAGCCCGATCTCGAAGCGCTCTGCCTCGATCTCGTGATGAGCGCGGAGCGCCTCCAGGGCGCGCTCGCCGATCCCGTGAAGGCGCTGCACCCCGCGAGCGAGATGACCGCGGAGAGCTCGCTCTCGCGTGCCGCGACCGAGAATGCGCCGCGTGTGGCCGCGCTGGTGGCGCGGGCGATCCGCGCGCGCGAGCTCTCGATGCTCGAGGTGTGGTTCGCGTCGCTCGGCCCGGTCGCGTCGGCGCTGGTCGAGGGCGCGGTGAGCGGCGCGGTGCGTCGCTCGCCTCCGCCGCCGCCCGCGCCGAAGAAGAAAGAGCCGAAGATCATCGAGGGCTACGAGCTCGTGAAGCCGCTCGGCGAGGGCGGGATCGGCACCGTGTGGCTGGTGCGCAAGCCCGGCGCCGATCGCTTCTTCGTGCTCAAGATCCCGAAGGCCGACGCGCTCGCGGGCGCGAGCGACACCGAGCGCGAGGGCATCCTCGCGTCGTTCGTCGAGGAGGCGAAGGCGCTCGCCGGGCTCTATCACCCGAACGTCGCGAACATCATCGATCGCGGCGTCTCGGGCGCGGTGCCGTTCCTGGTGCTCGAGTACCTGATCGGCGCCGATCTGAAGCAGTACGCGACCGCGCGTCCGATGTCGCTCTTCGAGCTGCGCCAGGTCGTGGTCGAGTCGTGCGCGGGGCTCGCGGCGCTGCACGCGGCGGGGCTCGTCCATCGCGACATCAAGCCGGCGAACCTGTGGCTGCGACTGCCGCTCTCGGGCGGCGAGCGCTTCGAGGGGGACCGCCATCGCGATCCGGCGCGCGCACAGCCGCTCGCGACGGTGGTGATCGACTTCGGCATGGTGCGCGCGATGCGCGTGCCGCCCGACGTGGGTGGGAAATTCGTCGCGGGTACGCCGGGGTACATCGCCCCGGAGCAGGTGCTCGATCCGGTCGAGCTCGACGGGCGCGCCGACGTCTACGCGCTCGCGGGCACGATCTACAACGTCACGACCGGTCGCACGTTCTTCGACGATCTCGAGTCACCTCGCGACCGCATCATCGCGCACATGAACCGCGATCCCTTCGAGGACGGCGAGCGCCTGCGCGCGTATCCGGCCGCGATGGCGAAGCTGCTGCGCGCAGCGACCGCGATCTCGCCGAAGGATCGTCCCCACCCGATGGAGCTCGCGCGCGAGTTCGTCGCCGCGTTGTGAGCCCTACCGGAGTGCTCGTCCCGCAGGTCCCGGACGGGAGCGCGCGAAGCGCGCGGACGGTAGGGACCGGCGGGCGAGCCGATTTTCAGCAGTCGTCGAGTCCTTGCCGGAGTGCTCGTCCCGCAGGTCCCGGACGGGAGCGCGCGAAGCGCGCGGACGGTAGGGACCGGCGGGCGAGCCGGAGTGCTCGTCTCGGCGGGCGAGCCGATGTTCGACAGTCACTCGAAGCGCACGGTGAACGTCGCGTCGGGCGAGATCTGATCGCTGCCACCGAATGGGCCGCGATCGGTCTTGCGCCGTGCGGCCGCCAAGAGCGTCAGCGTGGTGAGCGAGGGCGCGCTGCCGAGCTCGATCGTGAAGCCGATCTCGCATGGGATCGTGCGCCCGGCGCAGAGCTCGCGGAGATCACCGCCGATCATCGCGAGCGCGAGATCGGTGGTGCCGTCCTCGCGGACGACCGTGTCGTCCGAGACGAGCTCGTCGAGCGCGGGATCGTCGGGCACCAGGGTCGCGCTCGCGATCCCTTCGGTGCGTCCACCCACGCCGACGAACAAGCCGGCGTCGGCATCGCGGATCGTGATCGCGTTCATCACGAGCAGGACGTGCCGAGCCCCGCCCGGCTCGAGCTGGAACATCCGGACGTCGCGCACCTCTTCGATGCGGAGCGGCTGACAAGACGCGATCAGCCAGCTCGACGCGGCGATCGCGAAGGACGTTGTGCCGAGCTGAGACCTTCGCATGTCGCGCATCGAGCGCAGCAGCACGCGTGCCATCGCGGCATACTGCGGACATGCCCGACGAGCGGCCTTATCGCGCGGCTCCGCCCGACGCGCGCCGGCTGGGATGGAACGAGACGCGCGCGGGGCGCGCGACCGAGCTCACGCGAGAGCGCCGTGCCGAGGCGACGTCGCGCGAGGTCGTGCCGATCGTGGTCGCGTCCACCGCGCTCGTGGTCGCGTTCGGTGCGCTCTCGATGGTCGCGCAGGGGCTCTCGATCGCGCTCGCCGCGGGCGTCGCGGCGACGTGGCCGCTCTCGGTCGAGCGCATCCACATCGACGAGCACGGGCTGGTGTGGCGCGATCGTCTGTTCGGATCGCGGCTGCGTCTCCCGCTCGAGCGCGTGCTGCCCCGGATCGTCGATCAAGAGGGCGAGCGCGCGCTCCTGATCGGCTCGGGCGGCAGCTGGCACCTGCTCGCGAGCGGCGATCCCGGCGACGTCGACGAGCTCGCGCGGCTCGTCGCGGCCGCGGTCGCGCGGGCTCGGAGCTGACCGCCGTCGCTCCGACGAATCGTCGTGTTCGTGGTGTCTCATCGGCTCTCACCACGACAATTCGTCGTGTCCGGCGATCCCACCCGCATCCGGGGCGCTCCGATGCCCGAGAACACGGGCGTTCTCACGTGGCACGCTTCGCGCTCTGCGGGCCGCCGATGAACGACATTCGCTCCGTGCTCAGCGAGGCCGAAGGCAGGATCGATCGTGCGGTCTCGGCGATCCTCGCCGCGCTCGAAGCCGGAGAGATCCCCGACGACGACGTCTTCGACGCGATCTACGCGCCGCGGTGGCGCGAGCTCTCGTACCAGCACTGGACGCCGATCGAGACCGCCGACGTCGCGGTCGCCTGGCTCACCAGCGGCGGCGCGCGTCGTGTGCTCGACGTGGGCGCGGGGGTCGGCAAGCTCTGCGTGTACGGCGCGCTCACGACGAACGACGTGGCCTTCGTCGGCGTCGAGCAGCGCGCCGATCTCGTCGAGGAGGCACGGCGCACCGCGGCGCGCCTCGGCGTCGAGGATCGCGTCGAGATCCGTCACGGCACGCTCGACGACGTCGATCCCGCCGAGTTCGACGCCCTCTATCTCTACAATCCGTTCGCCGAGAACCTGGGCGCCGACGACACCGAGATCATCGACTCGAGCGTGCCGCTGACGTTCGATCGATTCCGTCGCGACGTCTCGCTCGTCGAGCGCTGGCTCGGCGCTGCCTCGATCGGGACGCGCCTGGTCACGCTGCACGGGTTCGGCGGGCACGTGCCCGACAGCTTCCGGCTCGTGGCCTCGCAGCGCGACGGCTGGGACGCGCTGCGGGCGTGGGAGAAACACGCGCCCGCGAGGCGACGGTGACGCCGGACGAGCTCGCGCGCGCGCTCCGGCGCGGGTGCCCGGTCGACGACGACGAGTTCGACCGGCTCTTGATCGAGCGCTACCGGTGCGTCGCAGCGCGCTACTTCACGCCCATCGCGGTCGCGGCGAGGGCGGCTCACGTGCTCGAGTCGTACGGCGTGCGCACCGTGCTCGACGTCGGCTCGGGGGTCGGGAAGCTCTGCATCGTCGCGGCGCTCGGGAGCGACCTCGAGCTGACCGGGATCGAGCAGCGAGCGCCGATGGTGCTCGAGTCGCGTCGCCTCGCCGCGCGCTTCGGTGTGTCGCACCGAGCGCGCTTCGAGCGCGGCACGATCGAAGCGATCGATCTCGCGGCGTTCGATGCGCTCTACGTGTTCAACTCGTTCGCGGAGAACGTCTTTCCCGTGAGCGAGCGGCTCGATGCGACGGTCGAGCTCTCCGCGACGCGCATGGCGCGCGACCTCGCGATCGTCGAGCGCGCCCTCGAGCGCATGCCGCTCGCGGGATCGTTGCTCACCTACCACGGGTTCGGCGGCGAGATCCCCGACACGTTCGACTGCGTCCACGAGGAGACGGCGGGGACCGACGTGCTGCGGCTGTGGTCCAAGCGACGCACGAGGCCCGGCGGTGCGCGGTGGATCGAGGTCGGCGACGAATGGATGCTCTGCGACGAGAGCGCGGCGGTGCGAGCACGCGCGCTGGCCCGGACGAGGTTCGAGATCGTCGTCCGGGAGCAGGACGAAGGATGACCGCGGCGTGCGAGTCGCGACGGAAAGTGGCACGTCACCGGCGTGCCGCGTGCGAGCTCACGACATTCTGACGTAGCTCCCGAGCTGGTCGCGCGCTCCGCGGCGATGCGGCGGCTCGATGGGATCCTGAGGACCGTCGCGGGCAAGGACGTGGTGATCTCGCTCGTCGGCGAGAGCGGCACCGGCAAGGAGGTGCTGGCGCGCCGCGCGCACGAGCTCTCGCCGCGCCGGGCCGGACCCTTCGTTCCGATCAACTGTGCGGCGATCCCCGAGGGGCTCTTCGAGAGCGAGCTCTTCGGGCACGAGCGCGGCGCGTTCACCGGCGCGCGAGAGCG is a window encoding:
- a CDS encoding MXAN_6577-like cysteine-rich protein, whose translation is MRKLTCCAVLFALIAWGCGDDDGGTDVPDAGEEMDGATSDVDGGGGGDVDGGGGPSCTAEQLACGEACVDPLIDPASCGACDNACADGEVCSLGTCAADCSAGLTECSGGCVDTESDAANCGACGTACGASEICSGGECVCPPGTEACGDVCVSTASDPAHCGACDAACADGEVCSLGACAAECAAGLTSCDGACIDTTSSPSDCGACDNACATGASCNASTCECPAGTEECAGACVDTESHPLHCGACGTACAAGEVCNAGTCQAECGAGLATCGAACVDTATDVLNCGACGVACTGGQTCAAGECTCPGGGELCDGACVDTATDTANCGGCGDACDPGEACVAGMCRAACPGDLERCGRRCVDFQVDPTNCGGCAISCGFGGTCNAGACTCAAGATECDGSCVNTQTDRNHCGACGTVCADRQFCIGGTCMGRI
- a CDS encoding class I SAM-dependent methyltransferase gives rise to the protein MTPDELARALRRGCPVDDDEFDRLLIERYRCVAARYFTPIAVAARAAHVLESYGVRTVLDVGSGVGKLCIVAALGSDLELTGIEQRAPMVLESRRLAARFGVSHRARFERGTIEAIDLAAFDALYVFNSFAENVFPVSERLDATVELSATRMARDLAIVERALERMPLAGSLLTYHGFGGEIPDTFDCVHEETAGTDVLRLWSKRRTRPGGARWIEVGDEWMLCDESAAVRARALARTRFEIVVREQDEG
- a CDS encoding RelA/SpoT family protein; this encodes MVRLTDRISLTEIVEKVRGYQPQADFDLVNRAYVFSAQKHEGQKRKSGEPYFTHPVAVANIIAEMKLDSASVCAALLHDVLEDTDVTTKQMEEIFGEEVSFLVDGVTKLGKINFTCKEDQQAESFRKMLVAMARDIRVLLVKLADRLDNMRTLEHMKPEAQARIAQETLEIYAPLAGRLGINWLKSELEDLSFRYLYPEAYVDITAKSKKVSRDQERYISDVCKRLQKMLIERGFAAECSGRMKHLYSIYRKMRQNNCEFEQVHDVLAFRVLVENVADCYAALGVIHSQWTPIPGRFKDYIALPKPNMYQSLHTTVIGPGQRRIEVQIRTHEMHKTAENGIAAHWKYKDKSGGPDAKDAARFAWLRQLMEFQQEVADPAEFLDSVKVDLFADEVYVFTPKGQLKVFPRGATPIDFAYSVHSEVGDHCAGSRVNGAIVPLRYTLHNGDTVEIITSPQQHPSKDWLDFVQTGRARSRIRTYIRSEERRRSIKLGKDLVERAFHKKDMSFARFLKSGDAERVATHFKVQSPDELFAAVGYGRVSASDVYDAAIQDEKSADALRPSFIERTVRRVTGSSSAGGIRIDDVDDVLVRFAQCCQPLPGDPITGWITRGRGVTVHRRGCPKAMELDPERRIDVAWSEAIKIARPVALRIITSDRPGILANVSAAFTEAGVNIQEANCRVGPDGQAVNLFQFLVDDAGRLQNLMRKIQGVEGVYSVERA
- a CDS encoding serine/threonine-protein kinase, whose amino-acid sequence is MLPAAVQEALSTLTAALAVDPAIQGALYARWRANAMPEPDLPREVGAAADVLDRAMPALTRSQNGLADLGALFGDPAGAIVFTWCAAGAARRDARMARLLASAATRPELASRVAAAARARVVEGPLLDALACAPLLGTGDRFALPENAEAAARMEILLWEAGATALSLPDLGAWIWATRETFEAIVARPAHGSLRGRVLAARCLEVSARGIPANVDPELVGRTLQVLQPLLLHPEPLVWIHASRALGRLTGSIDQLEGTLLDWMRGESVLLRQRALTAFASLPAERLKVLASELVHILDSPEEGWALAAVAAATPYLFFERRDLWDRLAARILEGDGGAVAARALARGLGTLWRRGTNQSAIEAPMRQLREMARRARASSLDEQRRWLEVIAVTDPVDGAERDPLDLELGLENLVRIAAQYDDDEADARAARFAGSLAATFAEASRIALGTDTVRHRAAAINALEGCARSLALRLWGPLLATRPEGEHVDAPDLEATWTTIARAPAEILDLLKERERTEDDLPLEVLAVRLGGYALDACGEDSELGPGSGPTAHGTCRWLRKVEGLADGARDLPAPLEGALSALFWRLVDTTRGTALGEVDDVRWLGPFAAWWALVIDRPAMLQQLAHALPMMAEGALARCCEEAEALRTAVASGEADGKWGAAAAEALASLQTDDTELAHALAGLARGLEKFGVAAGPKPDLEALCLDLVMSAERLQGALADPVKALHPASEMTAESSLSRAATENAPRVAALVARAIRARELSMLEVWFASLGPVASALVEGAVSGAVRRSPPPPPAPKKKEPKIIEGYELVKPLGEGGIGTVWLVRKPGADRFFVLKIPKADALAGASDTEREGILASFVEEAKALAGLYHPNVANIIDRGVSGAVPFLVLEYLIGADLKQYATARPMSLFELRQVVVESCAGLAALHAAGLVHRDIKPANLWLRLPLSGGERFEGDRHRDPARAQPLATVVIDFGMVRAMRVPPDVGGKFVAGTPGYIAPEQVLDPVELDGRADVYALAGTIYNVTTGRTFFDDLESPRDRIIAHMNRDPFEDGERLRAYPAAMAKLLRAATAISPKDRPHPMELAREFVAAL
- a CDS encoding methyltransferase domain-containing protein; the encoded protein is MNDIRSVLSEAEGRIDRAVSAILAALEAGEIPDDDVFDAIYAPRWRELSYQHWTPIETADVAVAWLTSGGARRVLDVGAGVGKLCVYGALTTNDVAFVGVEQRADLVEEARRTAARLGVEDRVEIRHGTLDDVDPAEFDALYLYNPFAENLGADDTEIIDSSVPLTFDRFRRDVSLVERWLGAASIGTRLVTLHGFGGHVPDSFRLVASQRDGWDALRAWEKHAPARRR